In the genome of Arachis stenosperma cultivar V10309 chromosome 6, arast.V10309.gnm1.PFL2, whole genome shotgun sequence, the window TAGATAAAGTTATCACATGTTTTTTTTCAAGAAGAAACTATAAACCGCCACCTAGTGGTATCCATAAAATCACATACATGTATAGAATGTAATTAAGGCCAATAAATAATATTCCAATTAGGTAGGTGATGGTTAGTCTAGGACCACGAGCAAGAAGATGGTGCAATAAAGTGGAGACCATGCTGCATGACTACAAGAAGGAGGAAATGAGTTGGTGGTCTAAGCATAAAAAACTACAACTACAAACTATATACTTACAAATTCTTACCCATACAACATGGATACTAGAAGGAAGCCCTCAACAATGGCAATCGAATGTTTGGAAATGTTCCATGGAATCGATCGAACTGCATTCAGGATGCTGACGCAAGTCCTTCACCGTGAAGTTAAACAGTCCCTGATGGTCATGGCATTTCTACTGTCACTGGAGACAATGGGACTGAATGGTATTGTGCAAACAGCCATAAAAAAAGAAGGCTGGTTTATGAACAGTCTTGCCGATGAATGTGTCATCTGTTTGCAATGCCTAGTATCTCATGAGTTCTCTGGGTTTGTGGAGAAGTCCAGAAAACTCGAAACCCTCGGACACGTGCTGAAAACTGAGCTCACGTTATATCAGGTTCATAGGATGAGATCCGTCCTCCTAACTCTAATTCCCGATACCCTATCAACCATTTGCGCTAGAATTATGGGCGACATAACGATGGATGCGGTGTGGTTGGAGTACCAGAGGACTCCTAAAGAACTACTGGATTTCAACACACATGACCAGTGCATATCGGTTGCACCAGAGGCATTGAGTAGACATAACAATGGCCGAAGATTGCATATGCAACAAGGAGGAAGGCAAATTGATCAAGATAAGGGAAAGCAGAAGTACGTCTGCAAGGAGCTGGATGACGCGGAATGTCCAAAGACACTGACCGTATGCTTCGGTCGAGAGTCCATGCCCACTGCAGAGGGCATTGCTGAGTTTTTCTGCAACATGTTTGGTCATGTGGTTCAAAGGGTGACAGTCATGCCTCGGAGGGACAAAGAATCGGGTGAATTTGCTTTCGTTCTTTTCAACGATGCATCAATACCGCGCATTATCATGGGGGACAAAAATGTCGTTCATCATACGATACAAGGCATGAAATGTTGGATCAGATGGTGGACAGGAACACATTATCGCTGTGTGAATTAGTCATACAATTTACGATAAAGgttagtttcttttttttttcaaaataatctagttcaaacagaatctttaCTTGTTAAGGGAGATGAAATATTCGTTGTAGGCTCATTTTTAATATCCAAGTTAGATTATCTTTCCATGTTACTTGATTCTGTTGATAGAATCTTGATCAATCCAGTTCCTTATTCGGCTGTGGTCATGAAGTTTAAATTGAAAATAACAAACCATACGACCATTAATTAAGTTAATGTCGTTTGGAGTCCTTCACCATGTACCTCTCAAACACAAGATATTATCATGTACTAGGACTTACTGGGACTAACGTAGGAGACATAGCAGGAATGTTTTTACAACTATATTACTTGAAGTTCACCCTTTTTAGTTGGTCATTTTAAATTCGGACTGGTGTATGTGGCAGACAATTTGTgtttaagttttaattttattcgtggGCCCTAAAGGTGTTGTTaggaaaaaaaatcttttttaagaCATCAATAATTATACACTATGACCAAAAATTCTAAATGACATTTAAGTGGGCCCGTGAGAATGTACGTGTTTTGGAAATATAGTacgtttcttttttttccttgaCTTTTTTTGAAAACCCAAAACCGGGAGAGTGCTGCAACTTAAAAATAACAAAGTTAAAGAATCAAATAAACCCAGCATTCTTGAGGGAATACAATATTGTTACAATTATTTTCTTATGGCCACAAACAAATGTTAAACAAGAAGAATAGTTAAAACTCTAACAGTTAAACGGAAATTTTTTTCATCTTTAATGCTTAACATAATCCATTGTTTTCCCACATACTAATGTTGTCATATATGATACGTGCGTATAGGATCATTTGCATTCAGTAGCATTGTATTTGCATGCTGTAGCAGTCAATATCTGGTCGATTCACTGCTGATAACCAAACATAGACGCAATATAATAGAAACCAACATACGCACCATAAATACAAACCATATATATCAAAGCTGATCACCAAATGTCAAACACATTACTTCACATACAAAATAACACATTAAGGATAACATTTTGATTAATTACACTACACAGGAAAGTTTATAGGTCTCCATAAATCTGTTAATTTGACCCCTGGTTGACAGACGATTCAGGAGAGGTCTGGGGTCGGTGTCGCTTACTAGGACCTACCTCAGCCCCCCCACCATGTTGCCTCTTGTTTACACTGTAGTTGAGTTGAAAAAACTTAGGCAGAAAACATGAAAACATGAGAAATTATACCAGAAAATAATGGTCCATTGTTACTCACCCTGACTGCTGAGTATCGAAATATTGCTGTTGTTGGATCCGGCGGTTATTCCTCAGGAACATCTCGGTCTGATAGACTCTAAGTTGGACTTCTTTGTTGAAGTAAGCCCCGCACACCGAAGCTAAGCGTTGAACGATATAGTCAGGCAAAACCTTCGCCGCATACAGTTCATCAACAACACACGGAGGTTCATCTTTCCGGTTAATGTCCCGGACGAGCATGTAGAATACTCCCCAGCCGACGTACTTAAGCTCCACACTCAGCAAAGAACTTCTTCTGTACATGCGCCGTATCCTCCCTAAATCAGCTCCCTTTATCCAGAACCTGTTACCTTCTTGCTTGGGTGTGATGTGGAGGCAATTGTCTTGAGTGTCAACCAAATAAAGATCAGTGGTACTGTACCACTTGAAGAGATTCACAATATTAGGTGGGAATTCAACATCATCCTGTGGCGGAACAAGACAAAACCATGGTAACTTAGTTTTCCAAACGTTTTTTAACAGAGTCATAACAACAAAAGAAGGCAAAATTGTGGATATACGTACATCTGTTGCAAAGAGCCCAAACACATAGAACTGGTTGTACGATTGTTGAATGTTCCTTAATGCATTAACATACCTAAACCAACATGTAGAAACAACAACGAATAAAACAGAGTGGCCCAAAACCATAAAAGAAGGGAGTAGCCAAACATTTTGTCActctttatttaattaatcaatGCATTCAGTTATTTCAATATGCTCCATTTTATTCTTTACAGATACGGCTGCTATCAAACTAGGtggcaaaaattaaagaatatgGTTACCGGAATCCAGACTCCATTCTAGATTAATTACTTCAACGATTGATGTGGTTGAAGGGAGGGAGATGCCAACGAAGTTTTCAGACGAACAATAGTTGCTTAATGAACGtaactttttttcttcttcagtTGCTTTGCTATGTGACTATGTTAGTTGAGAATTTATTAATCCTTTTAATGTAAAATTAATCCAAACGTCGAATCAGTGGTAGAATGTACTTATTATTAGCCAACTCTGTGTTATCCGAAATTTTGGAAAACGTAACATAAAATTGATTATCAAAATGTTTTGGAAATGTGTCGTTTATAAATGTgcaaagatttttttttaattttatgtagTTTAATAATTTTCGTAGAAGAATCTAAATATAAACGATAATAGTTACGAAATAGTTAGTCACGGGCatgttaaaaaagaaaaaaagataccCAATAATCAGGTTAGTTAAAAaactgaatttaattttaaacattttaaaaCGTTTGTTTCGAGTTTCTGGCGGTTTTGATTTAATCTAGCATTAATTTCGGTAGTATCAATTGTtgaagaatttaattttcaaaggAAATAGTAGTAGTTACGTATAAACCGACTTATTAAATTAATGCGGTTAATAGCAATcaattaataattgattttttcttaggattttttttttggagttaaactaaattttatttagtatttcgTTGAAAACGAACTTCGAAGGAGAGGGATTTACGGGGAGTTATTGGGATAGAACAGAATATTTGTTGGAGATTATCGAAAACCACAACGTTTAAGTAGCTGAATAAATTActcactaaatttttttataaaaacgCCGCGTTTTTAACCCCtcatttttttactttatatatTCTTTTGATTCACAAGCGTGTAACATAAGTATCCTTCTGTAATCACTATTCACCTTCCATCTTCCTTTAAAAAAAACCCTTAAAGCAACCCCAACATAACACAGAATACACTGCTGTATGCATCGACTCCAACAGCTTCGTCTCGGAGAATATGTCAAACAAGGTGAAACTCTATCCTAACTCTTATCCTGATAGTGGTCTTTATTTATCATCATCTGCATTTATTAAATGTAGTAAAATCAAATTAAGATGGTTGGAGCATTTATTAAATGATTGGGGGAATGATTTGGGTTTCTGATTTGATCGTCTGAAAaggattttatgcatttaggtTTAATTAAGATTGTTCTGCTAAAGATTCAATAGATCACGACAGTAAACGATTACAACAAAATATAGTTGCACTGTGTGTGGAAAAATTGAAGCACTTAGTTTCCAATTTCAAAAACATGCATGTGTGttgattttaaatcaaaagcTTCTACTGTATGGGTTTTTTTAAATGAACTCTGACCTTGTTCCTTTCTGAACTTGGCATCTGTGTGACACTTGCCATAGACGACGACTTCGAAGGACAAGGGTAAGAGAGTCCAAGAGATTGATAACGGTACGACACAAAGCTACAAGATGAGGTTTCTGAAGCCAATAATAAGGCCTTCAATGTTCAAACTGGTAACTAACATCCGTTTCGGTAACACCTCTTAATTTTAGAGTTTTTGCAATGCTATCGATGTTTTGACAGAACTCCACCAATTTGACAGAACTCCCGATGAGCTACCAAACCGTACTCCCTACCTGGACCTGGTTGTGCCTGACGGAAGGAATAACCCCTGTCGGTGCTTCTGGACGCAGCTCCAAAGTGGCAAAATTGCATTGACTCGAGGCTGGGAGGAGTTCTATCAGATGTACAAAATCAATCTGGACTCCATGCTATATTTCACACACAAAGGAAACTCCACTTTCCAAGTcaggattttttattttggtggTATTGAGAACTCGTACCAACTCCGTGATCCTGAAGAACCACCATATATAAGGACTGGTAATTATGAAATTGCAAAGTGTATCAACATCCCTCCTTCAGCCAGTGCTAGAGCGGTTACCGCAAAGGTCAAAAGCAAGTGGCCTTTCTTTGTGATGGACCTAACTGCTCGCATGATGTCGTCGCGATTATTGGTAAGCGTTAAGTTGTTAAGACATTTTGGTTGGAATGTTGTTTTACTGAAGTAAGCTTTAAAGTAGATAATACTAACTGAAATTTATTGTGTTATAAACAGCCGAACGTCCCTCATCTCAGTCACTTCACTGGTCAGAGACACCCTCTCATCCTCACACATGGCCACATACAGGTCGAAGCTACATATACAAGGTATAGTGGAAAAAGGGATTGTAGCTTCGGCGTTATTTCTGGAGGATGGGAGAACTTTGCTTCATTGTGCAACTTCAAGCCAGGTGGCGTGGGTGTCTTCAAGGTGATATCAACGGAGCCAGTGATGATCATCCAGGTCCGATGCAGATAGGATGCAGAAGGATGAGTGACTGAAGGCGCTTAGCCCCTGTGTTTGACCTCAGTGTCAAAATATATCATGATA includes:
- the LOC130933575 gene encoding uncharacterized protein LOC130933575: MDTRRKPSTMAIECLEMFHGIDRTAFRMLTQVLHREVKQSLMVMAFLLSLETMGLNGIVQTAIKKEGWFMNSLADECVICLQCLVSHEFSGFVEKSRKLETLGHVLKTELTLYQVHRMRSVLLTLIPDTLSTICARIMGDITMDAVWLEYQRTPKELLDFNTHDQCISVAPEALSRHNNGRRLHMQQGGRQIDQDKGKQKYVCKELDDAECPKTLTVCFGRESMPTAEGIAEFFCNMFGHVVQRVTVMPRRDKESGEFAFVLFNDASIPRIIMGDKNVVHHTIQGMKCWIRWWTGTHYRCVN